From Micropterus dolomieu isolate WLL.071019.BEF.003 ecotype Adirondacks linkage group LG21, ASM2129224v1, whole genome shotgun sequence:
TCCCCATAAAAAAATGCGTTATTTCCAATAGTACAAAATTTGgttagctagttagcaagcTTGATCACTGAGGTGACAGGAGTGAAGCAGACACACAAGACCACAACCCTTCTATGCCAATGTTAGGACAGGTAGATGGTGATATTTCCCCTGTAATAGAACCTTTGCTCCATTGATTTGCCGTTCCAGGGATAGACTGAgtggaaataaaagaaaattaaagttATTATATAAACCCAAAAGATTCAGGGTTTTTAATAACACATTCAGGGCTGGAGCCCCAGAACCCCCCCACTACGCTCCGCCGTTGGGGAGGATGCTTTCAGTGACTGCAGGTCCTGGCAGTGTGTATAGGCTACTGTAGAGATAATCCAGAGATAAATATAAACTGTGACTGCTGAAGTAGCGAAATTAGTCCTTTGTTCGCCATCATGGAGGTGGCGGAATAAACAGATGAAACTTTCTGTGACACTCACATCTACAAACAGTCCAAACGTCTgttaatgtaggcctactactCCGCCTCCAGTCTGAATATCTCAAGTATTTACAGCCtcaaatatattacaatttattGGTTACAATATTCTACTGAATATCAAATCATTACTTATTTATTATCTATAACTATCATTGCTATACATAACCACTACGCTATCCTAATGtgcaataatataaaatgtcatGTTCTTATACTATGCCCTACTGTATTCATCCATTGTATTCTGTTATcttattacatatttacatatgttGCATAGgtctaaacatatatatatatcgtaTTGTTGATATTAAATGTATTCCATTTTTCATAATATGCTTGATATATTCATTGTGCATACAAGCTCATATACATTCTGAATACACTGTATTTACTATGGcgtttcaatttatttttattatcattcaCAATTATAAGAGATGTGATTTTTAAAggacttttattattattatttgtaaggGTCCAAGTATAATTAAACATGGGCAACATGTAGCCATTTGATATAGTGTACCAGAGCCTGTATAACTTGATGATAAGTGATAATTAATGTGATGATTATTCTACATGAACATGATTTTCTatataacaaaaacacatttttgtattaTAAAGGTGCGTAAAAACCCCCTGAAGGTTTATTGAAATTTCACACCTGTCACCTGTATACCAACTTCCTGCTTTTGGTGTTCTTCCGCCTCACCTAAGGGTCTATATTCCGTCTCTGTCTGCTGGCGGACGGATCCGTTCTCCAGCCTGCGCGACGAACTGTGAAAACACCGAAAACAACAGCTGCTTTTCCACAATGTTGCTCCATCAAAGGATAAAACTTTGGTACAGGTGAGCTTGATAAAGTCGTTTTGTTAGACTTGATCTTTGAGTATTAGGCTCTATGTTTCATTTCACAACACGTTATCTTTTAGAGAAGGATACAGGTGATGCTCCTCATCACCTGTCGGGGCGTGTTACCTCCAGTGGAGGACTAATGTAAGCTAGCGGCTTTATTTATCGTGGCACAAATGACAGCATACGgtgtttattttcttatatttccAGATTTTGACGAATGTAATGGAAAGCGAAAAACAAActactgagagagagacaccgCCTCAGCACTGGAGAAGCTGCAAGTTGATTATTGACCCTGCATTGACAAAAGGACTGTATAAAGTGTACCGTTATGATGGACAATACTTTAACATACCCGTgagcatttttaaatatatgtttattgTCTCTGTCTTAAATCTACCTGTCAGTATTCAACATAGTTTCCTACTAAAATGTAGTATCAAATTAGTATAATGTGATAAACACATGTTTTCCATTATTATGATGTTGTTTAATACCTCAACAGGTAGAGGACTTATGTCTGTTTCCTGTGGATACAGTCAGAGATCCCCGCATCTGCCGTCTGTGGAGCAAATGCAACAAGACTGACCTTTTGGTTCCTAAATTTAAGGTAATCTTTATCAGTGGTGAAGGATACTTTGCTGAATTAAAAGTACTAATATACACTGTAAACATGCATCTCTACAAAAAAGTACTGCATGCTAGTTTAGCAAAAGTAGGCCTATAGTATAACCAGGAAAATTTATTCAGTGCGGACAAAATGGCCAGTGTGACTGATATATGATTAGATctttattactcatgcattattGTGTAAGCAGCTAATTTTCTGCATCTAAAAATTGGGTGATGGATTAATCAGCTGATGATTAAACAAGTGatattttgtttcttaaaaCTTTACTAAACTGTTAGAAATGGTCATCACAATTGCACTGAACAAAAGTGACACCTTCAAATTGCTTTTTTCTTTGGACTAATGGTCAGACCTCAAAAGTGTTcagtttactgtaatttaaGACAAAAAACGCAGCATTTTCCAGAAGCTGGAGCCATGAAAGGACTTTTTTCATAAAAAGATTACCAACGATTAATCATTTATGAAAATATTcttaattttctgtcagtcgactaatcattacatttatttaactgaaGCAAATTGCAATTGCTATATAGGCCAATGttagaggtcgcacgcctcttgATCAGctagtatcttgctcagggacccATTGGTAATGTGGCGCAGTAGAAATCGAACCCCGGTCtcacacaccaaaggcatgggtcttatccactgcaccacctTAATTGCCATTGCCACCTCTAATCAGCAAATCATTCTGCTCTAATTTTCTTTTGTTGGGTTGGTTGGTTTAATCTGTAACAGTGCATCATAAAGTAAATAATTTACTTTGAATTTGTACTTGTAATGTAATTAGTAACATTCCATCGCTGATCTTTATAATTACCATCACATCAATAATATCcatgctaataataataattgttgttgtttacctATATCTTTTCAGGTTGATGAGTGGTATGTTGGCCCTGTTCCTCCCAAAGAAGTGACATTTTCCAGGTTGAATGACAATGTAAGGGAAGCGTTCTTGactaatatgtgcaataaaTATGGGAACACCGAAGAAGTGGAAATATTTTACAATCCTAAGAACAAGAAGCATTTAGGGATTGCAAAGGTTGTCTTCGACACAGTGAGGGCTGCAAAAGACGCTGTTCAGCACCTCCATCAGACTTCAGTGATGGGGAATGTTATTCACGTGGAAATTGATCCTAAAGGTAATGCTGATTTTAGGAATGCTACACGTTATTATGTGTTGAAAGTATAAATGTTACTCTTGTTATATTGAAATAATTGAAACGTGCGACCTTCTCAGGTGAAAACAGGGCGCGACATCTCCAGTTCCTCTTACGTGGACTTTATACTCCTTGGTCAGTGGGCAGCAGGGAACGAGCTCTTCAAAGCTTAATCGACAATTTGCTGGTAAATGTTTTAAAGCTCCTTAATCAATCATAATATATATTACCCGGCTGTTAAATTTATGCTTTTAAAGGATAATATTTCTCAGTTGTTATCTTGTTTTCTCTGAATTATCCATCTCTTACAGGGCCGCTCAGCCACGCAGCGACAGGGGAGTATCTCCAGCCCCATCAGCATCGCCACACCCCTCTCTCTGGACACAGCCTACTCCAGTATTTGGCAGGATACACCTTGCAGCTTTGGGCTTACACCGCGTTCTCAGGGAACCCCCCGCACTCCCTGCTTGTCTGCGACTCCTCTCTCCCAGGACTCTTGCTACTCTAGTCTTCAGGCAACTCCAGTCCTCCAGGGGGAGCCCTCCACCCATAGTGTTCACAAAGCTTTAAGACGAGAGCTCTTCCATCGTAAACCAGCGAGGTATCACAGGGGATCTGGCGATGCCTCAGATGTCAACCTAATTTTGAAGCATTGCCAACAACAGCCACCACACCTCCTGTCTACCCAAATACAAACTAGCAGTCAGCAGCTTGCGCTGTGGGGTCTTAATGCACAATCCCCTACTAACAGTAACACAGAGGCTTCCTGTAACTTTGCCTCTCCTTGTCAGGAGTCCAGAGACGATGTTCCCGATACCTCGAAGGCTTTACATCTAAACTGCAACTCTTTGAATATCCTGAGCATTAATTTCACAGAtgaccagcagacagcagcatcCTCTCCACCTGATGGCCATGCATGCATAACAGACTTATCTTCACCTGGTTTTAACTGTTCCTCCAGCAGCCCCCAGCCAGAGGTCGAGAGTTTGGATTCCCGCATTGAAAGTTTGCTGATAAACAGTCAGAGAACTGACCCCTCATATGTTGATAGAAAGACTTTGGAGGCTGATGTACACTCTCAGGACAGCCCAACTTCACCTTGCTCAGCTAATGCCTCCTTTCTCTCAGAGGACTCACTTGTTTATACTCTGACTTCTTGTGGATCCTTCCCAACCAGCCACCGGGCCTCCAACAGTGATGTGGTGGATGTCAGTCAAAGATCGCTTGCTGAAAGTGAAGAGGATGAAACTATTCAAGCTGTTTCGTTTCTAACAAGAAACTGCCAGTCTCCCACTCCATCTGATTTCACACATTTTGAAAGGAGGGCTCATGTAAACAACGAGAAAGTTGCAGAAAGGTCCCAGTTATTGTGTCCAAAGGTAAATCCTCTATCTCTACATACATCAGGAAGACAATAACAGTATTAGTTATTATGTTGTTATCTATGTAAAAGTATTTATGTTGTTGTAAAGCTGTcttttagtttattattatattttctgtcttactcAGGATCATCAAGCAGCAAATGAGGATAAGGAGCACCCAACAAAAGACATCTCCTCTCTTACCCAGCCTCCGTCCTATTCTTCTCTCAGTAGCACCACTCGGCCTCTTACTCCTCATGCCATTGGATCTGGAAGTGCCCCTCAATCAGTCACCCCTTTCCCTTTCCCCATTCCTCCCTTCCCCCCATCTCTCCCACCTGTCCCACCTCGCCTGCCAAATGGCACCATCCCAATCCCACCTCCAGGCTGGATCCCACCTCCGGGCCATCACACCCGCATCCCCATTCCTCCTCCCCCTatcccacctcctccttctATTCTCCCCCCACCAACTTTTCTTGGACCCCCCCCACCTTTGATGGTGCCGCCTTCTGTTCCACCTCCTGTGCACACGTACCGCTTACCCATGCATCGTGCAGGCCCATTGGATAAGGGGAATCCTCCAAGGCATGGCAGTGCACCTTTACCATTCCCTCGACCACCCTGGCTCGCTCCACCTTTTCCCAGGTTTAACCCCTTTGTGCCGCCACCAGGCTACCCACTTGTGCGTGAAAACCCTCATAAGCTCACAGTAGAAAAAGTTTTAGAAGTCATCATGGATGAACTGAGGTCAATCATTAAGAAGGACATTACACGCAGAATGATTGAAGGGATCGCTTTCAAGGCATTTGAGGACTGGTGGGACTGTCAAGAGAAGAAAACAAGGGTAAGTTCTTTACACCCTAAATTATCTCATCAAGGGATCAGTGAAATTACATGAGTGaggaaaacatgttttctgtGCCCTAGAACATTTTGTAGCCggtatgtttattattgttgttttattcattagATGCAAGTACCTCCTTTGAAAAGTGGAGCAGCAAGTGTGGAAGAGAAGACCAAAGTAATGAATCCCCTCAGTCACATTAGTGGCCGTGGCAAAAAACCTCCACTGCCTTCCTTCAGGGTAAACCATTCTGCTCACTCTAATATGAAACACACCGGCATTTGACCTGTGAGTGATaacttaatgtaatgtaaaataacttATTGTTTACaggtaaaaaggaaaaaatccAATGATGCTGCTACATCAGAAGATATAGAAAATGTGTTGTGTCCAACTCATGAAACTTCTGGTCAGTGCGTTTAATGCAATTAACCCTCATTTGCTAAATTTTAACTCAGCTGTCTATACTAGACTGTAGCTTGACCAACTGTGTTGCTCTCTTTCCATGTGGTTTTAGATGTGAAACAGGGGGATGACATATTTAAACCTGCATCTGACAGAGCCAAACGCAGACATGCAAGACCACATGTGCTTGacagtgatgatgaggatgatgatgatgatgatgatgatgaaggaaACAAAGAAGATAATACCCTTCAAGATGAAGGAAAAATGTCAGACAAAGTGAAGACAATTGTGCCAGTTGATAATGACCCTCAAAAAATCCTGGTAAATTTTGCATGAAAAGTTAATTTGGCCTGTAGTTTGAAATTGCAGTGTGGTGCCGCtactttgttttcagtttttaaatgaaaactctGACTTCAAGATTATTTAACCATGTCTTGAAATAAATCATTCATACATGTATTCCCATAAAAAGATCATATGTCATATGTGGTGGGTTGCAACAATTTGAAAATGGTTGGCTTTTCCAGAATCtatacaaaatattaatatgatAAACTTTCTGAATACTGAAAGTATGAAATTCTTAAGCCTTCATAATATAACTTTATTGTCACTCTCTATTAGTGTGACAGAGAAGACCACGATGATGGGGACGACAGTAATCATCCTgaggcacaaaaacaaacagtggatGAAGATGCTGTCATCTTCCAAACTGGTGACGTAGTGCAGTGCTTAGACAGCGGTACGTTAAAAAGATCATACAGTCGCAACACAGTTAGTGAGTTGAACACAATCACATACCTATGAGTTTTGTTTCTTCCTTCTGTTATAGAGAGTTTTTCAGAGAGCAGCTCCTCAGAGGAAAGCGAGTCTTCGTCAGACATGGACTCCTCTGACTCGTTCTCCTCAGGGAGCTTTGAGGACTCGTCCTACTCTGACCTCAGTCCTGAAGATGAAGGCATGGAGGAGGACGGCGAGGACGACAGGAGTTGCGAGTGTATAGTCATATCGTCAGATGAAGAGTCGATGGAGCTTGAGCCACCGGTCACCCCTTCCGCCCCGCTAACCCCTGGTGCTCAGCTGGAGCTGGGCCTTCAGGACTGGTCAGATCCATTTCATAGGGAGGAAACCGAGGACAATCAGTACTCATGCTGTCAACAAGACACCTGTGGCTTGGACGCCACGATGGAGCTCCAAACCATTGAACCCCAGGACCATCTACTGCCCCTGTCACCTATAGGACTTCCAGGTTATATACCCAGCATGCTGTGTAACAGTAGACGGAAATAGTTTACCGCATTAGGAAATTGTATGCTGAATTAGCATTCAAAAGATTTCCCAATTTTCTGGCCCCTAATGGggatacaaaaaaataaaaaaataaatctacaataaaagcttttacagatgttgtttgacatttaatgtttttcacctTCACATAGGTTTAAGGCAGGTATAATGCAGGTATAGTGTTTTTCATGTTCCGTATAGGACAGAAATTTTCacttaatgattgataaaaagtcagaggatcaacGTTCCATTGACCttaaatccatccatctatcgtcaactgcttatcctgcgtacagggtcgcggggggctggagccaatcccagcttacactgggcaaaaggcagggtacaccctggacaggttgccagtccatcgcagtggACCTTAAATATCTGTagcaaatttcatggcaatccatttaaTAGTCAAGATATTTTTATCTGAATTCATTCTCTTG
This genomic window contains:
- the LOC123959601 gene encoding histone-lysine N-methyltransferase SETD1B-like isoform X2; this encodes MESEKQTTERETPPQHWRSCKLIIDPALTKGLYKVYRYDGQYFNIPVEDLCLFPVDTVRDPRICRLWSKCNKTDLLVPKFKVDEWYVGPVPPKEVTFSRLNDNVREAFLTNMCNKYGNTEEVEIFYNPKNKKHLGIAKVVFDTVRAAKDAVQHLHQTSVMGNVIHVEIDPKGENRARHLQFLLRGLYTPWSVGSRERALQSLIDNLLGRSATQRQGSISSPISIATPLSLDTAYSSIWQDTPCSFGLTPRSQGTPRTPCLSATPLSQDSCYSSLQATPVLQGEPSTHSVHKALRRELFHRKPARYHRGSGDASDVNLILKHCQQQPPHLLSTQIQTSSQQLALWGLNAQSPTNSNTEASCNFASPCQESRDDVPDTSKALHLNCNSLNILSINFTDDQQTAASSPPDGHACITDLSSPGFNCSSSSPQPEVESLDSRIESLLINSQRTDPSYVDRKTLEADVHSQDSPTSPCSANASFLSEDSLVYTLTSCGSFPTSHRASNSDVVDVSQRSLAESEEDETIQAVSFLTRNCQSPTPSDFTHFERRAHVNNEKVAERSQLLCPKDHQAANEDKEHPTKDISSLTQPPSYSSLSSTTRPLTPHAIGSGSAPQSVTPFPFPIPPFPPSLPPVPPRLPNGTIPIPPPGWIPPPGHHTRIPIPPPPIPPPPSILPPPTFLGPPPPLMVPPSVPPPVHTYRLPMHRAGPLDKGNPPRHGSAPLPFPRPPWLAPPFPRFNPFVPPPGYPLVRENPHKLTVEKVLEVIMDELRSIIKKDITRRMIEGIAFKAFEDWWDCQEKKTRMQVPPLKSGAASVEEKTKVMNPLSHISGRGKKPPLPSFRVKRKKSNDAATSEDIENVLCPTHETSDVKQGDDIFKPASDRAKRRHARPHVLDSDDEDDDDDDDDEGNKEDNTLQDEGKMSDKVKTIVPVDNDPQKILCDREDHDDGDDSNHPEAQKQTVDEDAVIFQTGDVVQCLDSESFSESSSSEESESSSDMDSSDSFSSGSFEDSSYSDLSPEDEGMEEDGEDDRSCECIVISSDEESMELEPPVTPSAPLTPGAQLELGLQDWSDPFHREETEDNQYSCCQQDTCGLDATMELQTIEPQDHLLPLSPIGLPAVEPDLDIVMESPEWRVDSLENIENLRPLTPTGCLMDSDPDLLMRSKPTSPAVEEVERPQTPGKGIVVELESEDSVDEVLSLSPTSTELVLAPSVPLGLCPSYQDMPKTPGREDRSDWTQYSSGRAPATPGRETTMSEGSIVVCTNISSPPLVPCLSRNPYITAPKTPGRDIILPRRTIVHRRKMQTVTSLQPLLCDSLRGSPISVSSPCSESESSSDSADGRGMWISSGVRMKPLQGLENMPGLLDEENRRETEKSLLRRKQLRRLKRRWRIHRRQRSFKRIPGSHSSHSRPHRWRSLSEERRILHRVWKEGLDGEDAQLLQCTFERLQEQDNSFGWLSDTLWIPHPLTKVLTETSEEHKCWQPRHRTGSARSEGFYKISRKDKIKYLNNTNLTAELPSTSTQGINIPAQQPISLRAGSDFRSEQRRLLSSFSCDSDLVKFNQLKFRKKRIRFSRSHIHEWGLFAMEPIAADEMVIEYVGQIIRQVIADMREQRYEEEGIGSSYLFRVDQDTIIDATKCGNLARFINHSCSPNCYAKIITVESQKKIVIYSRQPISIDEEITYDYKFPIEETKIPCLCGADSCRGSLN
- the LOC123959601 gene encoding histone-lysine N-methyltransferase SETD1B-like isoform X1; translation: MESEKQTTERETPPQHWRSCKLIIDPALTKGLYKVYRYDGQYFNIPVEDLCLFPVDTVRDPRICRLWSKCNKTDLLVPKFKVDEWYVGPVPPKEVTFSRLNDNVREAFLTNMCNKYGNTEEVEIFYNPKNKKHLGIAKVVFDTVRAAKDAVQHLHQTSVMGNVIHVEIDPKGENRARHLQFLLRGLYTPWSVGSRERALQSLIDNLLGRSATQRQGSISSPISIATPLSLDTAYSSIWQDTPCSFGLTPRSQGTPRTPCLSATPLSQDSCYSSLQATPVLQGEPSTHSVHKALRRELFHRKPARYHRGSGDASDVNLILKHCQQQPPHLLSTQIQTSSQQLALWGLNAQSPTNSNTEASCNFASPCQESRDDVPDTSKALHLNCNSLNILSINFTDDQQTAASSPPDGHACITDLSSPGFNCSSSSPQPEVESLDSRIESLLINSQRTDPSYVDRKTLEADVHSQDSPTSPCSANASFLSEDSLVYTLTSCGSFPTSHRASNSDVVDVSQRSLAESEEDETIQAVSFLTRNCQSPTPSDFTHFERRAHVNNEKVAERSQLLCPKDHQAANEDKEHPTKDISSLTQPPSYSSLSSTTRPLTPHAIGSGSAPQSVTPFPFPIPPFPPSLPPVPPRLPNGTIPIPPPGWIPPPGHHTRIPIPPPPIPPPPSILPPPTFLGPPPPLMVPPSVPPPVHTYRLPMHRAGPLDKGNPPRHGSAPLPFPRPPWLAPPFPRFNPFVPPPGYPLVRENPHKLTVEKVLEVIMDELRSIIKKDITRRMIEGIAFKAFEDWWDCQEKKTRMQVPPLKSGAASVEEKTKVMNPLSHISGRGKKPPLPSFRVKRKKSNDAATSEDIENVLCPTHETSDVKQGDDIFKPASDRAKRRHARPHVLDSDDEDDDDDDDDEGNKEDNTLQDEGKMSDKVKTIVPVDNDPQKILCDREDHDDGDDSNHPEAQKQTVDEDAVIFQTGDVVQCLDSESFSESSSSEESESSSDMDSSDSFSSGSFEDSSYSDLSPEDEGMEEDGEDDRSCECIVISSDEESMELEPPVTPSAPLTPGAQLELGLQDWSDPFHREETEDNQYSCCQQDTCGLDATMELQTIEPQDHLLPLSPIGLPAVEPDLDIVMESPEWRVDSLENIENLRPLTPTGCLMDSDPDLLMRSKPTSPAVEEVERPQTPGKGIVVELESEDSVDEVLSLSPTSTELVLAPSVPLGLCPSYQDMPKTPGREDRSDWTQYSSGRAPATPGRETTMSEGSIVVCTNISSPPLVPCLSRNPYITAPKTPGRDIILPRRTIVHRRKMQTVTSLQPLLCDSLRGSPISVSSPCSESESSSDSADGRGMWISSGVRMKPLQGLENMPGLLDEENRRETEKSLLRRKQLRRLKRRWRIHRRQRSFKRIPGSHSSHSRPHRWRSLSEERRILHRVWKEGLDGEDAQLLQCTFERLQEQDNSFGWLSDTLWIPHPLTKVLTETSEEHKCWQPRHRTGSARSEGFYKISRKDKIKYLNNTNLTAELPSTSTQQGINIPAQQPISLRAGSDFRSEQRRLLSSFSCDSDLVKFNQLKFRKKRIRFSRSHIHEWGLFAMEPIAADEMVIEYVGQIIRQVIADMREQRYEEEGIGSSYLFRVDQDTIIDATKCGNLARFINHSCSPNCYAKIITVESQKKIVIYSRQPISIDEEITYDYKFPIEETKIPCLCGADSCRGSLN